The proteins below come from a single Marinobacter bohaiensis genomic window:
- a CDS encoding GlcG/HbpS family heme-binding protein, whose product MLTLKRLDIADARILIEGAAAKAREIGVPMCIAITDESGNLVAFERMDGGKTSSVIIAQDKAYTAAAARKATHEYNAANQPGQLAFGIHTEVGGRISSVGGGLPVSVDGEVVGGIGLSSGTPQQDMECAQAGLDYFLEKRG is encoded by the coding sequence ATGCTGACACTCAAACGCCTGGACATCGCCGACGCCCGCATCCTGATCGAAGGCGCCGCCGCCAAGGCCCGCGAGATCGGCGTGCCCATGTGCATCGCCATCACCGACGAATCCGGCAACCTGGTGGCGTTCGAACGCATGGATGGCGGGAAGACCTCCAGCGTCATCATCGCCCAGGACAAGGCCTACACCGCCGCCGCCGCGCGCAAGGCCACCCACGAGTACAACGCCGCCAACCAGCCGGGCCAGCTGGCGTTCGGTATCCACACTGAAGTGGGCGGGCGCATCAGCTCCGTCGGCGGCGGCCTGCCGGTCAGTGTCGACGGCGAGGTGGTCGGCGGCATCGGTCTGAGTTCCGGCACCCCGCAGCAGGACATGGAGTGCGCCCAGGCCGGGCTGGACTATTTCCTCGAAAAGCGGGGTTGA
- a CDS encoding CHAD domain-containing protein, producing MKHLFLIRHGKSSWSDAALEDWERPLNKRGQRQLGLMAGALRRIGAFNGVIYASNAMRARQTIEGMIASLNDDRLPPRVHFKSRLYTFSADTLWKWLLKRDEDRVTLVGHNPALEELANRLLRKPVDALPTGSGVHILLPIQHWSELEPDTGALGEHLKPGWVSYHEFQRKQPGDPGKKQGGSALRGMALSLQHLMTRLQALEPGAALGFDPEFLHQYRISIRKVRAVLETLYALSGDKALKPSVKRLKRHARATSNLRDLDVFMDTLADWERDPDYRDALADTGALAAFRERQQAAQTGFAGHIQARVYLDDMENLREFMHSATLEKTLKQQNKHLIREALDARIADHNARLVALSDLSADEDFHRLRKNLKRIRYLADLDRALPSDFRKDLKQRQSILGEFQDRHVQETFMQAYQRDSDPDGRLTPLIQRLTGQKQAARQHILTLAPIDPPEPVTRARKTRPAPEGA from the coding sequence ATGAAGCATCTCTTCCTGATACGCCACGGCAAGTCCAGCTGGTCCGATGCCGCGCTGGAGGACTGGGAACGCCCCCTGAACAAGCGCGGCCAGCGCCAGCTCGGCCTTATGGCCGGCGCCCTGCGACGGATCGGCGCGTTCAACGGCGTCATCTACGCCAGCAACGCCATGCGGGCCCGGCAAACCATCGAAGGCATGATCGCCAGCCTCAACGACGACCGCCTGCCGCCGCGGGTTCACTTCAAGTCCCGACTCTACACCTTCAGCGCCGACACCCTGTGGAAATGGCTGCTCAAGCGCGACGAAGACCGCGTGACCCTTGTGGGCCACAACCCCGCCCTGGAAGAGCTGGCCAACCGCCTGTTGCGCAAGCCGGTGGATGCCCTGCCCACGGGCAGCGGCGTGCACATCCTGCTGCCGATCCAGCACTGGTCCGAGCTGGAGCCCGACACCGGCGCCCTGGGCGAACATCTGAAACCGGGCTGGGTGAGCTATCACGAGTTCCAGCGCAAGCAGCCCGGCGACCCCGGCAAGAAACAGGGCGGCAGCGCGCTGCGCGGCATGGCGCTGTCGCTACAGCATCTGATGACACGGTTACAGGCATTGGAACCCGGCGCGGCGCTGGGCTTCGACCCCGAATTCCTGCACCAGTACCGGATCAGTATCCGCAAGGTACGCGCGGTGCTGGAAACCCTCTACGCCCTGTCCGGCGACAAGGCCCTCAAACCGTCGGTGAAGCGACTCAAGCGCCACGCCCGGGCCACCAGTAACCTGCGCGACCTGGACGTGTTCATGGACACCCTGGCCGACTGGGAGCGGGATCCCGATTACCGTGACGCGCTGGCCGACACCGGCGCCCTGGCCGCCTTCCGCGAACGCCAGCAGGCGGCCCAGACCGGGTTCGCCGGGCATATCCAGGCCCGCGTCTACCTGGACGACATGGAGAACCTGAGGGAATTCATGCACTCCGCCACCCTGGAAAAGACGCTCAAGCAACAGAACAAGCACCTCATCCGCGAGGCCCTGGACGCCCGCATCGCCGACCACAACGCGCGGCTGGTGGCGCTGTCGGACCTGTCCGCCGACGAGGACTTCCATCGTCTGCGCAAGAACCTCAAGCGCATCCGCTACCTGGCGGACCTGGACCGCGCCCTGCCGTCGGATTTTCGCAAGGATCTCAAGCAACGCCAGTCGATCCTGGGGGAATTCCAGGACCGCCATGTGCAGGAAACCTTCATGCAGGCCTACCAGCGCGACAGCGACCCGGACGGACGGCTGACGCCGCTGATCCAGCGCCTGACCGGCCAGAAACAGGCCGCCCGCCAGCACATCCTGACCCTGGCCCCCATCGATCCACCGGAACCGGTGACCCGCGCCCGCAAGACCCGCCCGGCCCCGGAAGGCGCCTGA
- a CDS encoding TRAP transporter large permease yields the protein MSTDTGKYNPAASAANRMIGQFGTWLMIIATVSLALIIAVELINILFYDPYGDEYFLFRLAGSLYGVEISTLTFLMFGSLLVALMMGLPLAFVTGGLGVVFIYLVGDALMLNIVPSRIFPMMTNSDLAAIPLFIFMAAMLERAGLIEEMFNVVYKWMGGLSGGLASATILASTILAAMVGVIGAAVVTMGIIALPAMLKRGYDHQIALGSIMAGGTLGILIPPSILAILYAVVAQQSVGELYLGSVVPGLMLSGMYIAYVLIRTAINPKLGPPVAKEERISLGQKLLLLKDLIAPLILVALVLGLLFGGIATPVEAAGIGSFGAMVVAVMHKSFSIQTLKEASITTAKASAMVLWIMFGASVFVGFYILQGGQDFITNAILGTGLSPYGILFLLMFLLVVLGMFLDWVGILLLAVPIFIPIVESLTFDGLFGLPAVPGEDVVLWFGVLYLVNMQMSFLSPPFGYALFYIRGVCPPEISMGTIFRSSLVFLALQCVGLAMCILFPAVITWLPSIVYG from the coding sequence ATGAGCACCGACACCGGCAAGTACAATCCGGCGGCCAGCGCCGCGAACCGCATGATCGGCCAGTTCGGTACCTGGTTGATGATCATTGCCACGGTATCCCTGGCACTCATCATCGCCGTCGAGCTGATCAACATCCTGTTCTACGATCCCTACGGCGATGAGTACTTCCTGTTCCGCCTGGCGGGCAGTCTCTACGGCGTGGAAATCAGCACGCTGACCTTCCTCATGTTCGGCTCCCTGCTGGTGGCGCTGATGATGGGCCTGCCCCTGGCGTTCGTCACCGGCGGCCTGGGGGTGGTGTTCATCTACCTGGTGGGCGACGCGCTGATGCTCAACATCGTGCCCAGCCGCATCTTCCCGATGATGACCAACTCCGACCTGGCGGCGATCCCGCTGTTCATCTTCATGGCGGCGATGCTGGAGCGGGCCGGGCTGATCGAGGAGATGTTCAACGTGGTCTACAAGTGGATGGGCGGCCTCAGCGGCGGTCTGGCCTCGGCCACGATCCTCGCCTCCACCATCCTCGCGGCCATGGTGGGCGTGATCGGCGCGGCGGTGGTCACCATGGGCATCATTGCCCTGCCGGCCATGCTCAAGCGGGGCTACGATCACCAGATCGCCCTGGGGTCGATCATGGCCGGCGGCACCCTGGGCATCCTGATCCCGCCGTCGATCCTGGCGATTCTCTACGCGGTGGTGGCGCAACAGTCGGTGGGCGAGCTGTACCTGGGCTCGGTGGTGCCGGGGCTGATGCTGTCGGGCATGTACATCGCCTACGTGCTGATCCGCACCGCCATCAACCCCAAACTGGGGCCGCCGGTGGCGAAAGAGGAACGCATCTCCCTGGGCCAGAAACTGCTGCTGCTCAAGGACCTGATCGCGCCGCTGATCCTGGTGGCGTTGGTGTTGGGGCTGCTGTTCGGCGGCATCGCCACGCCGGTGGAGGCGGCCGGTATCGGCTCCTTCGGGGCCATGGTGGTGGCGGTGATGCACAAGTCCTTCTCCATCCAGACCCTCAAGGAAGCGTCGATCACCACCGCCAAGGCATCGGCCATGGTGCTGTGGATCATGTTCGGCGCCTCGGTGTTCGTGGGCTTCTACATCCTGCAGGGTGGCCAGGACTTCATCACCAACGCCATCCTGGGCACCGGCCTGTCGCCCTACGGCATCCTGTTCCTGCTGATGTTCCTGCTGGTGGTGCTGGGCATGTTCCTGGACTGGGTGGGCATCCTGCTGCTGGCGGTGCCGATCTTCATCCCCATCGTCGAGTCGCTGACCTTCGACGGCCTGTTCGGCCTGCCGGCGGTGCCCGGCGAGGACGTGGTGCTCTGGTTCGGTGTGCTCTACCTGGTGAACATGCAGATGTCTTTCCTCAGCCCGCCGTTCGGTTACGCGCTGTTCTACATTCGCGGCGTGTGCCCGCCGGAAATCTCCATGGGCACCATCTTCCGTTCATCGCTGGTGTTCCTGGCGCTGCAGTGCGTGGGGCTGGCTATGTGCATCCTGTTCCCGGCGGTGATCACCTGGCTGCCGAGCATCGTCTATGGCTGA
- the glcE gene encoding glycolate oxidase subunit GlcE, translated as MSDQTEHLQAQVRAALQDNRKLAIVGGGSKAFMGRLSDVLCDPLELSGHSGIVDYLPVELVLTVRAGTPLRQIEAALAEHNQCLSFEPPHFSESATIGGTLACNQSGPGRPWTYSVRDQVLGLRLINGHAEHLRFGGQVMKNVAGYDVSRLQAGALGTLGVITEISLKVMPRPAHSLTLVQPMPMEDAIPFMNQRAGEPKPLTGACWLDGQLYLRLSGARSAVEATAHHWPGEVIEDAERFWADLRDQRLDFFAGDAPLWRFSVSPTAPNPPLDGPWLLDWGGAQRWYRGEANLSDMEPLAAAAGGQVSLFRGGDRSGEVMHRQPEALRGLQQRLKQAFDPQGIFNPGRLYSGL; from the coding sequence ATGAGCGACCAGACCGAACACCTGCAGGCGCAGGTCCGCGCCGCGTTGCAGGACAATCGCAAGCTGGCCATCGTCGGTGGCGGCAGCAAGGCGTTCATGGGGCGGCTGAGCGACGTGCTCTGTGATCCGCTGGAGCTGTCCGGCCACAGCGGCATCGTCGACTACCTGCCGGTGGAGCTCGTGCTCACGGTGCGCGCCGGCACGCCCCTGCGTCAGATCGAGGCGGCGCTGGCGGAGCATAACCAGTGCCTGTCCTTCGAGCCGCCGCATTTTTCCGAAAGCGCCACCATCGGCGGCACCCTGGCCTGCAACCAGTCCGGCCCCGGCCGGCCCTGGACCTATTCCGTGCGCGACCAGGTGCTGGGGCTGCGGCTGATCAACGGCCATGCGGAGCACCTGCGCTTTGGCGGCCAGGTGATGAAGAACGTGGCGGGCTACGACGTGTCCCGCCTGCAGGCCGGCGCCCTCGGCACGCTGGGGGTGATCACCGAGATCAGCCTGAAAGTGATGCCGCGCCCGGCCCACAGCCTGACCCTGGTGCAGCCGATGCCAATGGAGGATGCCATTCCCTTCATGAACCAGCGTGCCGGCGAGCCCAAGCCGTTGACCGGCGCCTGCTGGCTCGACGGCCAGCTCTACCTGCGCCTGTCCGGCGCCCGGTCGGCGGTGGAGGCCACGGCCCATCACTGGCCCGGCGAGGTGATCGAGGACGCCGAACGCTTCTGGGCCGACCTGCGCGACCAGCGCCTGGATTTCTTTGCCGGCGACGCGCCGCTGTGGCGCTTCTCGGTCAGTCCGACGGCTCCCAATCCCCCGCTCGACGGCCCCTGGCTGCTGGACTGGGGCGGCGCCCAGCGCTGGTATCGCGGCGAGGCTAACCTGTCCGATATGGAGCCTCTGGCGGCCGCCGCCGGCGGCCAGGTCAGCCTGTTCCGGGGCGGCGACCGCAGCGGCGAGGTGATGCATCGCCAGCCCGAGGCCCTGCGTGGCCTGCAGCAGCGCCTGAAACAGGCCTTCGATCCCCAGGGTATTTTCAATCCCGGACGTCTCTACAGCGGGTTGTAA
- a CDS encoding FAD-linked oxidase C-terminal domain-containing protein, whose translation MATESTVDRAELARRFRTFIDPDFVIEDDETIRPYECDGLSMYCEMPLLVVLPETVEQVQQAMRLCHELGVPVVARGAGTGLSAGAMPHRDGVVLSLAKFNRILEIDPLARTARLQPGVRNLAISEEAAQYGLYYGPDPSSQIACTIGGNVAENSGGVHCLKYGLTVHNILSVEMVTVDGEVVIVGSDGLDSCGMDLLALMTGSEGLLGIVTEVKVKLLPKPEKAQVVMAGFDSIQNAGDAVGGVIAQGIIPGGLEMMDGYAISAAEDFAHAGYPREAAALLLCEVDGTEEEVQEHIEQAENLFRSFGATSVRTSQSEQERALLWKGRKSAFPAVGRISPDYYCMDGTIPRGQLAYVLTEMQKMSKEFGLRVANVFHAGDGNMHPLILFDSNVPGEFERTEAFGSRILELCVRVGGCITGEHGVGVEKIRQMAVQFGDLELTQFHALKAAFDPQGLLNPGKGVPTLRQCQEYRALEPRQAPAEAG comes from the coding sequence ATGGCTACCGAGTCCACGGTCGATCGTGCGGAGCTGGCGCGCCGGTTCCGGACGTTCATCGACCCCGATTTCGTCATCGAGGATGACGAAACCATCCGTCCCTACGAATGCGACGGCCTGTCGATGTACTGCGAGATGCCGTTGCTGGTGGTCCTGCCCGAGACCGTCGAGCAGGTACAGCAGGCCATGCGCCTGTGTCACGAGCTCGGCGTACCGGTGGTGGCCCGCGGTGCCGGTACGGGTTTGAGCGCCGGCGCCATGCCCCACAGGGACGGCGTGGTGCTGTCCCTGGCGAAGTTCAACCGCATCCTCGAGATCGACCCGCTGGCCCGGACCGCGCGCCTGCAACCCGGCGTGCGCAACCTGGCCATCAGCGAGGAGGCCGCCCAGTACGGCCTCTACTACGGGCCCGATCCGTCCTCCCAGATCGCCTGCACCATCGGCGGCAATGTGGCCGAGAACTCCGGCGGTGTGCACTGCCTCAAGTACGGGCTGACCGTGCACAACATCCTCAGCGTGGAAATGGTCACCGTGGACGGCGAGGTGGTGATCGTCGGCAGCGACGGCCTGGACAGCTGTGGCATGGACCTGCTGGCGCTGATGACCGGCTCCGAGGGGCTGTTGGGCATCGTCACCGAGGTGAAGGTCAAACTCCTGCCCAAGCCGGAGAAGGCCCAGGTGGTGATGGCCGGTTTCGACTCGATCCAGAACGCCGGCGACGCGGTGGGCGGCGTGATCGCCCAGGGCATTATTCCCGGCGGCCTGGAAATGATGGACGGCTACGCCATCTCCGCCGCCGAGGATTTCGCCCACGCCGGCTACCCGCGCGAGGCGGCGGCCCTGCTGCTGTGCGAGGTGGACGGCACCGAGGAGGAAGTGCAGGAGCACATCGAACAGGCCGAGAACCTGTTCCGTTCGTTCGGCGCCACCTCGGTGCGCACTTCCCAGAGCGAGCAGGAGCGGGCGCTGCTGTGGAAGGGGCGCAAGTCCGCGTTCCCGGCGGTGGGGCGCATCTCGCCGGATTACTACTGCATGGACGGCACCATTCCTCGCGGCCAGTTGGCCTACGTGCTGACGGAAATGCAGAAGATGTCGAAGGAATTTGGCCTGCGGGTGGCCAACGTGTTCCACGCCGGCGACGGCAACATGCACCCGCTGATCCTGTTCGATTCCAACGTCCCCGGCGAGTTCGAGCGCACCGAAGCCTTTGGCAGCCGTATCCTTGAGCTGTGTGTCAGGGTCGGTGGCTGTATCACCGGCGAGCACGGCGTGGGCGTGGAGAAGATCCGCCAGATGGCGGTGCAGTTCGGCGACCTGGAGCTGACCCAGTTCCATGCCCTCAAGGCGGCCTTTGACCCGCAGGGCCTTCTCAACCCGGGCAAAGGGGTGCCCACCCTGCGCCAGTGCCAGGAATACCGCGCCCTGGAACCCAGACAAGCCCCTGCGGAGGCCGGATGA
- the glcF gene encoding glycolate oxidase subunit GlcF yields the protein MQTNLVQAFSATEEGQEAEAILRACVHCGFCTATCPTYQELNDERDGPRGRIYLMKQFLEGGEVTEKTQTHLDRCLTCRSCETTCPSGVQYGRLVDITRGFIDQKIERPRRERLLRWALRRIVPNRELITPLLALGQLFRPLLPTALKDKVPPKQTPRAWPSAHHERVVIGLAGCVQAAATPNTNASAARVLDRLGISFEEAPDAGCCGAINHHLSAHEAGLEQMRRNIDAWWPQVEAGAEAIVMTASGCGAMVQDYGHLLRNDPDYADKAAQISAMTCDLGTYLLKQDLSLLRPGEHTGRVAFHCPCTLQHAMKQNGVVEQVLRQAGIDLAETRDKHLCCGSAGTYSILQPEMSQRLLGNKLKALTVDQPDRIVTANIGCQLHLGSRADRPVQHWIELLDR from the coding sequence ATGCAGACCAATCTCGTTCAGGCTTTCAGTGCCACCGAAGAAGGCCAGGAGGCCGAAGCCATCCTGCGCGCCTGCGTGCACTGCGGCTTCTGTACCGCCACCTGTCCCACCTATCAGGAGCTCAACGACGAGCGCGACGGCCCACGCGGTCGCATCTACCTGATGAAGCAGTTCCTGGAAGGCGGCGAGGTGACGGAAAAGACCCAGACCCACCTGGATCGCTGCCTCACCTGCCGCAGCTGCGAGACTACCTGCCCGTCGGGCGTTCAGTACGGGCGTCTGGTGGACATCACCCGCGGTTTCATCGATCAGAAGATCGAACGCCCGCGCCGGGAACGGCTGCTCCGGTGGGCCCTGCGCCGCATTGTGCCCAACCGCGAGCTGATCACGCCGCTGCTGGCCCTGGGGCAGCTGTTCCGCCCCCTGCTGCCGACCGCGCTGAAGGACAAGGTGCCGCCCAAACAGACCCCGCGCGCCTGGCCCAGCGCCCACCACGAGCGGGTGGTGATCGGTCTGGCCGGCTGCGTGCAGGCGGCCGCCACGCCCAACACCAACGCCTCGGCGGCGCGCGTGCTGGACCGGCTGGGGATTTCCTTCGAGGAAGCGCCGGACGCCGGCTGCTGTGGCGCCATCAATCACCACCTGTCCGCCCACGAAGCGGGTCTGGAGCAGATGCGCCGTAACATCGACGCCTGGTGGCCGCAGGTGGAGGCCGGCGCCGAGGCCATCGTCATGACCGCTTCCGGCTGCGGTGCCATGGTGCAGGACTACGGCCACCTGCTGCGCAACGATCCGGATTACGCCGACAAGGCGGCGCAGATCAGCGCCATGACCTGCGATCTGGGCACCTATCTGCTCAAGCAGGATCTGTCGCTGCTGCGCCCGGGGGAGCACACCGGCAGGGTGGCGTTCCACTGCCCCTGCACCCTGCAGCACGCCATGAAACAGAATGGGGTGGTGGAGCAGGTGTTGCGCCAGGCCGGCATCGATCTGGCGGAAACCCGCGACAAGCACCTGTGTTGCGGGTCAGCGGGGACTTACTCCATCCTCCAGCCGGAGATGAGCCAGCGCCTGCTGGGCAACAAGCTCAAGGCCCTGACCGTGGACCAGCCCGACCGCATCGTCACTGCCAACATCGGCTGCCAGCTGCACCTGGGCAGCCGCGCCGACCGGCCGGTGCAGCACTGGATCGAACTGCTCGACCGCTGA